Proteins encoded together in one Marinithermus hydrothermalis DSM 14884 window:
- a CDS encoding DinB family protein — protein sequence METLLRQHLTELLVGESAHVNARTAFARLPAALRYQAPPGFPHTAWELLEHLRLAQRDILEYLQNPRYTAPPFPEGYWPPTPAPPTPEAWDASLTAFLEDLETLQHLVNDPSVDLFAHPPHAPAAHTLVREVLVVADHNAYHLGQVVALRRAQGAWPP from the coding sequence ATGGAAACCCTACTGCGCCAGCACCTCACCGAGCTCCTGGTCGGCGAAAGCGCCCACGTGAACGCCCGAACCGCCTTCGCGCGCCTCCCCGCCGCCCTCCGGTACCAAGCCCCCCCGGGCTTCCCGCACACCGCGTGGGAACTCCTCGAGCACCTGCGCCTCGCCCAGCGGGACATCCTCGAGTACCTCCAGAACCCGCGCTACACCGCCCCGCCCTTCCCCGAAGGGTACTGGCCCCCCACCCCCGCCCCGCCCACGCCCGAAGCCTGGGACGCGAGCCTAACGGCCTTCCTGGAGGACCTCGAGACCCTCCAGCACCTCGTGAACGACCCCAGCGTCGACCTGTTCGCCCACCCGCCCCACGCCCCCGCCGCGCACACCCTGGTGCGCGAAGTCCTCGTGGTGGCCGACCACAACGCCTACCACCTGGGCCAGGTCGTGGCCCTCCGCCGCGCTCAGGGCGCGTGGCCCCCCTAG
- a CDS encoding DNA-3-methyladenine glycosylase family protein, whose amino-acid sequence MSSEAHLAEVTARPEVLAALQTDPVMAALVARHGPYRWGLHPPYATLVRAIVGQQLSNAAARTIYARLKARVGLDPAALLAASEASLRAVGLSRVKIGYLRGLARFALEGGLEGLEALPDAEVARQLGALKGVGPWTVEMLLIFGLGRMNVWPVADLGLARQARALYGVADRAGLVRLGERFQPYRSAAAWYLWAEADGKA is encoded by the coding sequence TTGTCTAGCGAAGCGCACCTCGCCGAGGTCACGGCCCGGCCCGAGGTGCTCGCCGCGCTCCAAACGGACCCCGTCATGGCCGCGCTCGTCGCGCGGCACGGCCCGTACCGCTGGGGGCTGCACCCCCCGTACGCGACGCTGGTGCGCGCGATCGTGGGGCAGCAGCTCTCCAACGCCGCCGCGCGCACGATCTACGCGCGCCTCAAGGCGCGCGTGGGCCTGGATCCCGCCGCGCTCCTCGCCGCTTCGGAGGCCTCGCTCCGGGCGGTAGGGCTGTCCCGCGTGAAGATCGGGTACCTGCGGGGCCTGGCCCGTTTCGCCCTCGAGGGCGGCCTCGAGGGCTTGGAGGCCTTGCCCGACGCGGAGGTGGCCCGCCAGCTTGGGGCGCTTAAGGGGGTGGGGCCGTGGACGGTGGAGATGCTGTTGATCTTCGGGTTGGGGCGCATGAACGTCTGGCCGGTGGCGGACCTGGGTCTGGCGCGGCAGGCCCGGGCGCTGTACGGGGTCGCGGACCGCGCGGGCCTGGTGCGGCTCGGGGAGCGGTTCCAGCCCTACCGCAGCGCGGCGGCCTGGTACCTGTGGGCGGAGGCGGACGGGAAGGCTTGA
- a CDS encoding cysteine hydrolase family protein, whose amino-acid sequence MPVEVPEIPREAVVELPARETALIVVDMQNDFAHPDGALFVPEAPKTVPRIQRLLEKARTAGARVVFTQDWHAEDDPEFAIWPRHAVAGTWGAQILEDLQPREGEVTVKKLRYDAFYGTALDHLLRLWGVRHVVVCGTVANICVLHTAGSAALRWYRVVLPEDATSALTPFDHAAALRQVAFLYQGRITTAEGVAFV is encoded by the coding sequence ATGCCTGTGGAAGTCCCGGAGATTCCCCGCGAGGCGGTGGTGGAGCTCCCTGCTCGGGAGACCGCCTTGATCGTGGTGGACATGCAGAACGACTTCGCGCACCCGGACGGGGCGCTCTTCGTCCCGGAGGCGCCGAAGACCGTGCCCCGGATCCAGCGCCTCCTTGAGAAGGCGCGCACCGCCGGGGCGCGCGTGGTCTTCACCCAGGACTGGCACGCCGAGGACGACCCCGAGTTCGCGATCTGGCCGCGGCACGCGGTCGCGGGCACCTGGGGGGCCCAGATCCTCGAGGACCTCCAGCCCCGGGAGGGGGAGGTGACGGTGAAGAAGCTCCGGTACGACGCGTTCTACGGCACCGCCCTCGACCACCTGCTCCGGCTGTGGGGGGTGCGGCACGTGGTGGTGTGCGGCACCGTCGCGAACATCTGCGTCCTGCACACCGCGGGCTCGGCCGCGCTCCGCTGGTACCGCGTGGTTTTGCCCGAGGACGCGACCAGCGCCCTCACCCCCTTCGATCACGCGGCCGCGCTGCGCCAGGTGGCCTTCCTGTACCAGGGGCGGATCACCACCGCGGAAGGGGTGGCGTTTGTCTAG
- the bioD gene encoding dethiobiotin synthase, producing the protein MRGVLVTGTDTGVGKTVVAAGLARLLREAGYRVGVLKPVETGWDGRGEWPPDGRMLAEAAGVTGPRARVVPCVYAEPLAPLVAARRAGRPVDWEAVEAAWRGWAGADWVLVEGAGGLAVPIAEGLDYAALAQRWGLAVLVVARPNLGTLNHTFLTVHYARTKGLRVLGVVVSGYPAAPGVAERTNPQMIEEMCGVPVLGLVPRRSRIVSAAEAAAAVAAGGTLEPFLARYAALGA; encoded by the coding sequence GTGAGGGGCGTGCTCGTGACCGGGACGGACACCGGGGTGGGGAAGACCGTGGTGGCCGCTGGCCTCGCGCGGCTCTTGCGCGAGGCCGGGTACCGCGTGGGCGTGCTGAAGCCGGTGGAGACCGGGTGGGATGGTCGGGGTGAGTGGCCGCCCGATGGCCGGATGCTGGCCGAGGCCGCAGGGGTAACGGGGCCGCGGGCGCGGGTGGTGCCTTGTGTGTACGCCGAGCCGTTGGCCCCGCTGGTGGCGGCCCGCCGGGCGGGGCGGCCGGTGGACTGGGAGGCCGTCGAGGCGGCCTGGCGGGGATGGGCGGGCGCGGACTGGGTGCTCGTGGAGGGGGCCGGTGGCCTTGCGGTGCCCATCGCGGAGGGGCTGGACTACGCGGCGCTCGCCCAACGTTGGGGCTTGGCGGTGCTCGTTGTGGCCCGGCCGAACTTGGGGACCCTTAACCACACCTTCCTCACCGTGCACTACGCGCGGACGAAGGGGCTTCGGGTCTTGGGCGTGGTGGTCTCGGGGTACCCCGCCGCCCCGGGGGTCGCAGAGCGCACCAATCCCCAAATGATCGAGGAGATGTGCGGGGTGCCGGTGCTGGGCCTTGTGCCGAGGCGATCCCGGATCGTTTCCGCGGCGGAGGCCGCGGCTGCGGTGGCCGCGGGCGGAACGCTCGAGCCCTTTCTGGCGCGTTATGCCGCACTCGGCGCATAA
- the bioA gene encoding adenosylmethionine--8-amino-7-oxononanoate transaminase has protein sequence METVTHEELIAWDKAHVWHPFTPMKQYIASEPVVIRRGRGVKLEDIHGNWYYDGTSSIWLNVHGHAVPEIDAAVRAQLEQVAHTTLLGQANVSSIVLARRLVEVAPEGLSRVFYSDSGATAVEIALKMAIQFWANQGRREKRYILGFTNNYHGDTLGAVSVAPDPLFHWPFLDLLPEHPRVPYPYPYRSPYSDPERCMQASLEAVEAVLRERGHEIAAVIVEPVEGAGGIIPAPEGFLRGLRALCDRYEVLLIVDEVATGFGRTGRMFACEAEGVTPDLLCLGKGITGGYLPLAATLTTERVFEAFLGEVEERKTFFHGHSYTGNPLGCAAALASLELLKRLLPKLPAKAARLKEWLDPLAQHPFVGEVRQAGFMVGIEIVADKATKRSFPYGAEVGYVVARHARARGLLVRPIGGVMIFMPPLAASEVELEEMTAILRAAFTDALPELEALARGAVR, from the coding sequence ATGGAGACCGTAACCCACGAGGAGCTGATCGCTTGGGACAAGGCGCACGTCTGGCACCCCTTCACTCCGATGAAGCAGTACATCGCCTCCGAGCCGGTGGTGATCCGGCGGGGTCGGGGGGTGAAGCTGGAGGATATCCACGGCAACTGGTACTACGACGGCACCTCCTCCATCTGGTTGAACGTGCACGGCCACGCCGTGCCGGAGATCGACGCTGCGGTACGTGCGCAGCTCGAGCAGGTGGCGCACACCACGCTTTTAGGACAGGCCAACGTTTCCTCCATCGTGCTGGCGCGGCGGCTGGTGGAGGTCGCGCCGGAGGGGTTGTCCCGCGTTTTCTACTCGGATAGTGGGGCGACCGCGGTGGAGATCGCCCTAAAGATGGCCATCCAGTTCTGGGCCAACCAGGGCCGGCGGGAGAAGCGGTACATCCTCGGCTTTACCAATAACTACCACGGGGACACGCTCGGCGCGGTTTCCGTGGCCCCCGACCCGCTTTTTCACTGGCCCTTTTTGGACCTGCTGCCCGAGCACCCCCGCGTGCCCTACCCTTACCCGTACCGCAGCCCGTACTCCGATCCCGAACGCTGCATGCAGGCGAGCCTCGAGGCGGTGGAGGCGGTGCTTCGGGAGCGCGGCCACGAGATCGCCGCGGTCATCGTGGAGCCGGTCGAGGGGGCGGGGGGGATCATCCCGGCGCCCGAGGGGTTCCTCCGGGGGTTGCGCGCCTTGTGCGACCGGTACGAGGTTCTTTTGATCGTGGATGAGGTGGCCACCGGGTTCGGCCGCACCGGCCGGATGTTCGCCTGCGAGGCCGAGGGCGTGACCCCGGACCTGCTCTGCCTCGGCAAGGGGATCACCGGGGGGTATCTGCCCCTCGCGGCGACGCTCACGACCGAACGGGTCTTCGAGGCCTTTTTGGGGGAGGTGGAGGAGCGCAAGACCTTCTTCCACGGCCACTCCTACACCGGGAACCCCTTGGGGTGCGCCGCGGCGCTTGCGAGCCTCGAGCTGTTGAAACGGCTGCTCCCCAAGCTGCCGGCGAAGGCCGCACGGCTTAAGGAGTGGCTCGATCCCCTGGCGCAGCACCCGTTCGTGGGGGAGGTGCGCCAGGCCGGGTTCATGGTGGGCATCGAGATCGTGGCGGACAAGGCTACGAAGCGGTCCTTCCCGTACGGGGCGGAGGTCGGGTACGTCGTGGCCCGGCACGCCCGGGCGCGGGGGTTGTTGGTCCGGCCGATCGGGGGGGTGATGATCTTCATGCCGCCGCTCGCCGCTAGCGAGGTGGAGCTCGAGGAGATGACCGCCATTTTGAGGGCCGCGTTCACCGACGCGCTGCCCGAGCTCGAGGCCTTGGCGCGGGGGGCGGTGCGGTGA
- a CDS encoding 3-oxoacyl-ACP synthase III family protein: MSTAGAAILGVGAALPRRRVASAATERALGLPPGWIVQRTGVLERPVAALDEATSDLAVRAAQAALVDAGLESEAVDLLLLATSTPDHPLPPTAPVVAHRLGLVNAGAVDLAGACAGFVYALALADAQVRAWGGYVLVVAANVLSRRVNPRDPNTAPLFADGAGAVILGPGGEGRGLLASHLGADGSRWDTIYIPAGGSRVPLSPEALARGEHRMRMKSGPTLFRRAARGMAEAGRKALARAGLEAGAVDWWVPHQANRRLVHEAGRLLGIPPERTVDVIARMGNSSAATIPIALAAVADRFRPGDVVLLTAVGAGVLVAGAVLRW, translated from the coding sequence GTGAGCACGGCAGGCGCTGCCATATTGGGGGTGGGTGCGGCCCTGCCCCGGAGGCGCGTGGCCAGCGCCGCGACCGAGCGTGCGCTGGGCCTGCCTCCGGGGTGGATCGTGCAGCGAACCGGAGTGCTCGAGCGCCCCGTCGCGGCTTTAGACGAGGCGACCAGCGACCTCGCGGTGCGGGCTGCGCAGGCCGCGCTCGTGGACGCGGGGCTGGAGTCGGAGGCGGTGGACCTGTTGCTCCTCGCGACGAGCACCCCCGACCACCCGCTGCCCCCCACCGCACCGGTGGTGGCCCACCGGCTGGGGCTCGTGAACGCCGGGGCGGTGGATCTCGCGGGGGCGTGCGCGGGGTTCGTGTACGCCCTGGCTCTGGCCGATGCGCAGGTGCGCGCTTGGGGCGGGTACGTGCTGGTGGTGGCGGCCAACGTCCTGAGCCGGCGGGTGAACCCGCGCGACCCGAACACCGCGCCGCTGTTCGCGGACGGAGCGGGGGCGGTGATTCTGGGGCCGGGCGGGGAGGGGCGGGGGCTGCTCGCGTCGCATTTGGGGGCGGACGGCTCCCGCTGGGACACGATCTACATCCCTGCGGGGGGGAGCCGGGTGCCCCTGAGTCCGGAGGCTTTGGCCCGTGGAGAGCACCGCATGCGCATGAAGAGCGGCCCCACCCTCTTCCGCCGGGCGGCCCGCGGCATGGCCGAGGCGGGACGAAAAGCCCTGGCGCGCGCGGGCCTCGAGGCCGGCGCGGTGGACTGGTGGGTGCCCCACCAGGCCAACCGCCGCCTCGTCCACGAGGCCGGCCGGCTGCTCGGGATTCCCCCCGAACGGACGGTGGACGTGATCGCGCGCATGGGGAACAGCTCGGCAGCCACGATCCCGATCGCACTCGCGGCGGTGGCCGATCGGTTTCGTCCCGGTGATGTGGTGCTCCTGACCGCGGTGGGGGCGGGGGTGCTCGTCGCGGGGGCGGTGCTGCGCTGGTAG
- the bioF gene encoding 8-amino-7-oxononanoate synthase: MTDWERQLELWAARGLRRTLRPLAAAGPRVEREGRYLINLASNDYLGLSTDPRLVRAAQEALARWGVGAGASRLVSGDRRVHAALEAALADFKGTEAALVFTSGYAANVGVLAALAGPRDQIFADALNHASLNDGARLSRARLRYYRHRDLDHLEDLLKGPGPRRGGRRFIVTDAVFSMDADLAPLPALVELAERYEALLVVDDAHGSGVVGPEGRGTVHHFGLAGRVPVQVATLSKALGGQGGVVAGARALVEVLLHRARAFIYSTGIAPALAAAALEAVRLVRGPEGEARRARLRQHLARLKAELRAKGYRVLHEDPAPMLLVWVGAPGPALRLAAHLEARGVLAPAIRPPTVPEGTSRLRLAPMATHTEVEIERVIQAFPPAEEVGV; this comes from the coding sequence ATGACGGACTGGGAGCGGCAGCTCGAGCTGTGGGCGGCCCGCGGCCTGCGGCGCACCTTACGGCCCCTTGCAGCTGCGGGACCGCGGGTCGAACGCGAAGGCCGGTACCTGATCAACCTGGCCTCGAACGACTACCTGGGCTTGTCCACCGATCCCCGGCTGGTGCGGGCCGCCCAGGAGGCGTTGGCGCGGTGGGGGGTGGGGGCCGGGGCCTCCCGGCTGGTTTCGGGGGACCGGAGGGTACACGCAGCCCTCGAGGCGGCCCTCGCGGACTTCAAAGGCACGGAAGCCGCGCTGGTCTTCACCAGCGGGTACGCGGCCAACGTGGGGGTGCTCGCCGCGCTCGCCGGGCCGCGCGACCAGATCTTCGCCGACGCGCTGAACCACGCGAGCCTGAACGACGGGGCGCGCCTCAGCCGGGCGCGGCTCCGCTACTACCGCCACCGGGACCTCGATCACCTCGAGGACTTGCTCAAGGGGCCGGGGCCCCGACGTGGAGGGCGGCGCTTCATCGTGACCGACGCGGTCTTCAGCATGGACGCCGACCTAGCCCCTTTGCCGGCGCTTGTGGAGCTCGCGGAGCGCTACGAAGCGCTCCTCGTCGTGGACGACGCGCACGGGAGTGGCGTGGTGGGCCCCGAGGGGCGCGGGACGGTGCACCACTTCGGCCTCGCCGGGCGGGTCCCGGTCCAGGTGGCCACCCTCTCCAAGGCCCTTGGGGGGCAAGGGGGGGTGGTGGCGGGTGCACGGGCGTTGGTGGAGGTGCTGTTGCACCGGGCCCGGGCGTTCATCTACAGCACGGGAATCGCCCCGGCCCTAGCTGCGGCTGCGCTCGAGGCGGTGCGCCTCGTTCGTGGTCCGGAGGGGGAGGCCCGCCGGGCGCGCCTCAGGCAGCACCTGGCCCGGCTGAAGGCCGAGCTTAGGGCCAAGGGGTACCGGGTGCTGCACGAGGACCCAGCCCCGATGCTTCTCGTGTGGGTGGGGGCGCCGGGGCCTGCGCTCCGCCTCGCGGCGCACCTCGAGGCCCGGGGGGTCCTCGCCCCGGCGATCCGACCCCCTACCGTACCGGAGGGCACGAGCCGGTTGCGGTTGGCCCCGATGGCCACCCACACCGAGGTGGAGATCGAGCGCGTGATTCAGGCGTTCCCCCCGGCAGAGGAGGTGGGGGTGTGA
- the bioB gene encoding biotin synthase BioB yields MEIPWDRLVADALQGHPPPREVALALLRLPDAETLRLVEAAWRVRRHFFGNRVKVNVLLNAQSGLCPEDCHYCSQSRASQAAIPRYRLLSVEEMVARARAAHAAGADRFCIVTSGRGASWREVEAVAEAARRIKAELPLEVCACLGLIDEAKARALKAAGVDAYNHNLNTSAARYGEICTTHTYADRVRTVQAAQAAGLAPCSGVILGMGETDEEVVELAYALRAMGAASIPVNFLIPIEGTPLGDGRTVRHLTPWACLRYLAVFRFVNPTAELRASAGRELYLRSLQPLALMIANSLFLGDYLTEKGQAAEADWRMIEDLGFVPEGAGIPS; encoded by the coding sequence GTGGAGATCCCCTGGGACCGGCTTGTGGCCGACGCGCTCCAGGGCCACCCTCCCCCCCGGGAGGTGGCCCTGGCCCTATTGCGGCTGCCCGACGCGGAGACCCTGCGCCTGGTGGAGGCAGCCTGGCGGGTGCGCCGGCACTTCTTCGGCAACCGGGTAAAGGTCAACGTGCTCCTGAACGCCCAGAGCGGGCTGTGCCCCGAGGACTGCCACTATTGCTCGCAGTCCCGCGCCTCCCAGGCCGCGATCCCCCGGTACCGCCTCCTGAGCGTGGAGGAGATGGTCGCCCGCGCCCGCGCGGCCCACGCCGCCGGAGCGGACCGGTTTTGCATCGTGACCTCGGGGCGCGGGGCCTCCTGGCGCGAGGTTGAGGCCGTGGCCGAGGCCGCCCGCCGCATCAAGGCGGAGCTGCCCCTCGAGGTCTGCGCCTGCTTGGGCCTCATCGACGAGGCCAAGGCCCGGGCCCTTAAAGCGGCCGGGGTGGACGCGTACAACCACAACCTCAACACCAGCGCCGCCCGCTACGGCGAGATCTGCACCACCCACACCTACGCGGACCGGGTGCGGACCGTCCAGGCCGCGCAGGCGGCGGGGCTCGCGCCGTGCAGCGGGGTGATCCTCGGGATGGGCGAGACCGACGAGGAGGTCGTCGAGCTGGCCTACGCCCTGCGCGCGATGGGGGCGGCCTCGATCCCCGTGAACTTCCTGATCCCCATCGAGGGCACCCCGCTCGGCGACGGGCGGACCGTGCGCCACCTCACGCCCTGGGCGTGTTTGCGCTACCTGGCCGTCTTCCGCTTCGTGAACCCCACGGCCGAGCTGCGGGCCTCGGCGGGACGGGAACTGTACCTGCGCAGCCTCCAGCCCCTGGCGCTGATGATCGCGAACAGCCTCTTCCTCGGCGACTACCTCACCGAAAAAGGCCAGGCGGCCGAGGCCGATTGGCGGATGATCGAGGACCTGGGGTTCGTGCCGGAGGGGGCGGGGATCCCCTCCTGA
- a CDS encoding biotin transporter BioY has protein sequence MNQTQALPYLPLAKVFFPTRSLTRDVALVLAGSLLVALSAQVSVPLPFTPVPVTGQTFGVLLVGAALGSRLGLLALLAYLAEGAAGLPFFAGGSAGVAKLFGPTGGYLIAFPVAAFVVGYLVERFGADRGWGLTFLAMLLGNLIIYALGLAWLGAWLAGAGKFGGLGALLAMGFLPFIPGDLVKAVLAALVLPTAWRFVGRR, from the coding sequence ATGAACCAGACCCAGGCGTTACCGTACCTACCGTTGGCCAAGGTGTTCTTCCCGACCCGCAGCCTTACCCGGGACGTGGCGCTGGTCCTCGCGGGCAGCCTGCTCGTGGCCTTGAGCGCGCAGGTCAGCGTGCCGCTCCCCTTCACGCCGGTGCCCGTGACGGGCCAGACCTTCGGCGTGCTGCTCGTCGGCGCGGCGCTCGGCAGCCGCTTGGGCCTCCTCGCCCTCCTCGCCTACCTCGCGGAGGGCGCGGCGGGCCTGCCCTTCTTTGCGGGGGGCAGCGCGGGGGTCGCGAAGCTCTTCGGCCCGACCGGCGGGTACCTGATCGCCTTCCCCGTCGCGGCTTTCGTGGTGGGGTATTTGGTGGAGCGCTTCGGCGCGGACCGCGGCTGGGGCCTGACCTTCCTGGCTATGCTCCTCGGCAACCTGATCATCTACGCTCTGGGCCTCGCCTGGCTCGGCGCGTGGCTGGCCGGCGCGGGCAAGTTCGGGGGGCTGGGGGCCCTGCTCGCGATGGGGTTTCTCCCCTTCATCCCCGGTGATCTCGTGAAGGCTGTGCTGGCCGCGCTCGTGCTGCCCACGGCCTGGCGGTTCGTAGGCCGGCGCTAG
- a CDS encoding biotin--[acetyl-CoA-carboxylase] ligase, giving the protein MLDAPPPLLDHLSETYQSGEALARRLGVSRVAVWKQAQALREAGYPIEVARGRGYRLAPGTPTPARLAPRLKGRFGRPYRYLGRVASTQDALRKWAEAGAPEGALVLAEQQTQGRGRRGRGWASPAGAGLYFSLLLRPALPLTALPRLTLAAGVALAEAAGVGGLKWPNDLLAPDGNKLAGVLLEADLLGEEVRYVLLGIGLNVHQSPLPEGAAYLEAYRPARRVEVLAHLLERLEHWYARLGEPEAILAAWRARSYTLGRPVRVRWVGGVVEGVAVDLEADGALVVEVASGKRTRISAGDVELVGGIR; this is encoded by the coding sequence GTGCTGGATGCGCCGCCCCCCCTCCTCGACCACCTGAGCGAGACCTACCAGAGCGGCGAGGCGCTCGCGCGGCGGCTGGGCGTGAGCCGGGTCGCGGTCTGGAAGCAGGCCCAGGCCCTGCGGGAGGCCGGCTACCCCATCGAGGTCGCGCGGGGCCGGGGCTACCGCCTCGCGCCCGGCACCCCCACCCCCGCCCGCCTCGCCCCCCGCCTCAAGGGCCGTTTCGGCCGGCCCTACCGGTACCTGGGGCGCGTCGCCAGCACCCAGGACGCGCTCCGGAAGTGGGCCGAGGCCGGCGCGCCGGAAGGGGCGCTGGTCCTCGCGGAGCAGCAGACCCAAGGCCGGGGGCGCCGGGGGCGCGGCTGGGCCAGCCCGGCCGGCGCGGGCCTGTACTTCTCGCTTCTGCTGCGCCCCGCCCTGCCCCTCACCGCCCTGCCCCGCCTCACCCTCGCCGCGGGCGTCGCCCTCGCCGAGGCCGCGGGGGTCGGGGGGCTCAAGTGGCCCAACGACCTCCTCGCCCCGGACGGCAACAAGCTCGCGGGGGTCCTCCTCGAGGCCGACCTGCTGGGCGAGGAGGTCCGTTACGTCCTGCTCGGCATCGGCCTGAACGTGCACCAAAGCCCCCTCCCGGAAGGCGCGGCGTACCTGGAAGCCTACCGCCCGGCCCGCCGGGTGGAGGTGCTCGCCCACCTCCTCGAGCGGCTCGAGCACTGGTACGCGCGGCTCGGGGAGCCCGAGGCGATCCTGGCGGCCTGGCGGGCGCGCTCGTACACCCTGGGGCGGCCGGTGCGCGTGCGCTGGGTGGGCGGCGTGGTGGAGGGCGTGGCCGTGGACCTCGAGGCGGACGGCGCGCTGGTGGTGGAGGTCGCATCCGGCAAACGCACCCGCATCTCGGCGGGGGACGTGGAACTCGTGGGAGGTATCCGATGA
- a CDS encoding tetratricopeptide repeat protein: MRALLIALALGSLALAQGLVLPFEGPQGASTARAVAQSLDAPPPTLAGLLLPEPPWQGGWRVLTPSLASPAGARLIWEATGADWVLTGRLTNGQIEVFLFDGEKSESARFANALLLERWAAQRLDRPAQAVPPEPDLEPVLRSLLQGQRPSSLPEALAGEAEQLEAARARNVDALAGVLPEPMLAFWRGLRDPSAFPENGVGPVWRAFLPLQNDDRATALERAAQLAQSPRALDQAAALILFRGLEDDRWREVARSLTEVAPELVFGWEMRSFAAFDENNGAEAREALERAVQLNPEEVLYWTNLGWARYLTGDVTGAIRASVKAMRLEPNSTAAYNLGLFHALAGNHLDAQRFYLQALRLDDENEVEIAREDLENTGRSDLLYYQGFLLERAGRVAEALEAYRAFLEAHPEHVLAPEARRAVARLGQARREVRIQRLALQPDGVDARPFGAGEQVWPVVELVGEPALARGEVRTLLLKDGRVVDEASFELDVPPITADWRGNASPVTPPEPGRYQLVVRYLDAEARLTLQVGPPNLARRLFALGLEVRGLNGTPLLTPAVALSPSGEARLLAAVAEELRQAAPRAREVARFNQILENGPFPGRTVAEVMEAATPETARVFLEAVVQRPELLGGRDVVNAFAEWASGAGR, encoded by the coding sequence ATGCGTGCTCTCCTGATCGCACTGGCCCTCGGCAGCCTGGCCCTGGCCCAGGGGCTCGTCCTGCCCTTCGAGGGGCCGCAGGGCGCCAGCACCGCCCGGGCGGTGGCCCAGAGCCTGGACGCCCCGCCACCCACCCTGGCGGGACTGTTGCTGCCCGAACCCCCGTGGCAAGGCGGGTGGCGCGTCCTCACCCCGAGCCTCGCGAGCCCCGCCGGCGCCCGGCTCATCTGGGAAGCCACCGGCGCGGACTGGGTCCTGACCGGCCGCCTCACGAACGGCCAGATCGAGGTGTTCCTGTTCGACGGCGAGAAAAGCGAAAGCGCCCGCTTCGCGAACGCCCTCCTCCTCGAGCGCTGGGCGGCCCAGCGGCTCGACCGCCCGGCGCAGGCCGTGCCGCCCGAACCGGACCTCGAGCCCGTCCTGCGAAGCCTCCTGCAAGGGCAGCGCCCCTCCTCCCTGCCCGAGGCCCTCGCGGGGGAGGCCGAGCAGCTCGAGGCCGCGCGCGCGCGGAACGTGGACGCTTTAGCCGGCGTGCTGCCCGAACCCATGCTCGCCTTCTGGCGGGGGCTCCGCGACCCTAGCGCATTCCCCGAGAACGGGGTCGGGCCCGTCTGGCGCGCCTTCCTGCCCCTGCAAAACGACGACCGCGCGACCGCCCTCGAGCGGGCCGCCCAGCTCGCCCAAAGCCCGCGGGCCCTGGACCAAGCCGCGGCCCTCATCCTGTTCCGGGGGTTGGAGGACGACCGGTGGCGCGAGGTGGCGCGCTCCCTCACCGAGGTCGCGCCGGAGCTGGTGTTCGGGTGGGAGATGCGGAGCTTCGCCGCGTTCGATGAGAACAACGGCGCGGAGGCCCGCGAAGCCCTGGAGCGCGCGGTTCAGCTGAACCCGGAGGAGGTCCTGTACTGGACGAACCTGGGCTGGGCCCGGTACCTGACGGGAGACGTGACCGGCGCGATCCGCGCCTCCGTGAAGGCGATGCGCCTCGAGCCGAACTCCACCGCGGCCTACAACCTGGGCCTCTTCCACGCCCTCGCTGGGAACCACCTGGACGCTCAGCGGTTCTACCTGCAGGCCCTGCGCCTCGACGACGAGAACGAGGTGGAAATCGCTCGGGAGGACCTGGAGAACACCGGACGCAGCGACCTCCTCTACTACCAAGGCTTCCTCCTCGAGCGGGCAGGGCGCGTCGCGGAGGCTCTCGAGGCGTACCGCGCCTTCCTGGAAGCGCACCCGGAGCACGTGCTCGCCCCCGAGGCCCGGCGCGCGGTCGCGCGCCTTGGGCAGGCCCGCCGCGAGGTACGCATCCAACGGCTGGCCCTCCAACCGGACGGGGTGGACGCGCGGCCGTTCGGCGCGGGGGAGCAGGTCTGGCCGGTGGTGGAGCTGGTGGGCGAACCGGCCCTGGCCCGCGGGGAGGTCCGGACCCTGCTCCTTAAGGACGGCCGGGTGGTGGATGAAGCGAGCTTCGAGCTGGACGTACCGCCCATCACCGCGGACTGGCGGGGGAACGCGTCGCCCGTCACGCCGCCCGAGCCGGGCCGGTACCAGCTCGTGGTGCGTTACCTCGACGCCGAGGCCCGGCTCACCCTCCAGGTGGGGCCGCCCAACCTCGCCCGGCGTTTGTTCGCGCTGGGGTTGGAGGTGCGCGGGCTCAACGGCACCCCCCTCCTCACCCCGGCGGTGGCCCTCTCCCCCAGCGGGGAGGCGCGGCTTTTGGCCGCGGTCGCGGAGGAGCTGCGCCAGGCCGCGCCGCGCGCGCGGGAGGTCGCGCGGTTCAACCAGATCCTCGAGAACGGGCCCTTCCCCGGGCGGACCGTGGCGGAGGTGATGGAGGCCGCCACCCCGGAGACCGCGCGGGTGTTCTTGGAAGCGGTGGTGCAGCGCCCCGAGCTCCTGGGGGGGCGGGACGTGGTGAACGCCTTCGCGGAGTGGGCGTCCGGGGCCGGGCGCTAG